GTGCAGGCTGTGGTGGATAGAGTGGCATCTATAAGGGAGGCAGTAGGTTATGATCTTAACATAGGAGTAGACTTCCATGGAAGAGTTCACAAGCCTATGGCAAAGGTATTAGCAAAGGAATTGGACCCCTATAAATTGATGTTTCTTGAGGAGGTTGTACTTCCAGAGAATGAGGAAGCCTTTGCTGAAGTGGCAAAATACACTTCTACACCACTAGCTACTGGTGAAAGATTATGTACTAGATGGGAATTCAAAAATATCCTTAAAAATGGAGTCATAGACATTATTCAGCCGGATTTAGCTTTAACAGGAGGAATACTTGAAGGAAGAAAGATATCAGCTATGGCTGAATCCTTTGATATAGCTGTAGCACCACATGCACCTTATGGACCAGTAGCGCTGGCAGCCACACTGCAGATGGATGTATGTACACCAAATGTATTCATACAGGAGCAGAGTCTTGGAATACACTATAACAAGGATTTTGATCTTTTAGATTTTGTGAAAAATAAAGAGATATTCCAATATAAAGATGGCTATGTGGATATACCTAAAAAGCCAGGATTGGGGATCGAGATAGATGAACAATTTGTAGAAAAGATTGCACTGGAAGGACTGGTATGGACAAATCCTAAGTGGAAAAATTATGATGGGACTATAGCTGAATGGTAATTGTAAAAAACAGATGTATGCGCTCATACATCTGTTTTCAATTAAACTGATTATTAATTTGATTTAGGTATATAGGGGGAATACCTTATGTCTTTATAATAATACTTTTATAATAATATTTCAATAGTAATATTAATTATTTTATAAAAAAAATGAAAAAAATTGTATCGTGAGAATTTATAGGTGAAATACACTATGCAGTATATTTTTATAAAGTAGAATACTATATGTAGGTATACCTTGAGAAACAAGTTTAGTATAATAATTTTAAGATTATGCAATTTATGATATTTATTAATCAGATAATATTTCAATTTTAAAAAAATGTAAATAAATTACTGATTAAAGACCTGATTTTTAAACATAAATGATATAGTTTATAAGTGTTAATAAAATGCTTGTTAGTTTTAAGATAAAATTAAAAGTAACTGCAGCTGTAAAAATGCAGTTACTTTTAGTAAAGACTTATTTTTCATATCCATTTATGTGATTTTTGTGCCAGTTCCAGGCAGTTTCAATTATAGTTTCTACTGAATTATATTTAGGTTTCCAACCTAGTTCTTCAATAGCCTTTTCAGAAGAAGCGATTAATGTTGCTGGATCACCAGCACGTCTTGGTGCTACTTCTGCTTTTATGTCTATACCAGTAACCTTTCTTGTAACTTCAATCATTTCTTTAACAGAGAAACCTTTACCATTTCCAAGATTGTAGATTCTGCTTTCTCCGCCGTTCTTAAGCCTCTTTAGAGCTAGAAGATGGGCAGCAGCAAGATCAGATACATGTATATAATCTCTTACACAAGAGCCGTCAGCAGTATTGTAGTCATCACCGAATATCATGATCTTTTCTCTCTTCTTTAGAGCTACCTGCAAAATTAATGGGATAAGATGGCTTTCAGGTCTGTGGTCTTCTCCTATTTTACCATTTATATGAGCACCAGCTGCATTAAAATATCTAAGAGCTGTATACTTTATTCCATAGGCCTTATCACACCATTTTAATATTTTTTCCACTGCAAGCTTGGACTCACCATAAGGATTAGTAGGGAAAGTCTTGTCATCCTCTTGTATTGGTACATTCTCTGGTTCACCATAAGTGGCAGCAGTAGAGGAGAATACAATGTATTTTACACCATGTTTCTGCATAATCTGAAGAAGATTTATT
This genomic window from Clostridium pasteurianum DSM 525 = ATCC 6013 contains:
- the dgoD gene encoding galactonate dehydratase: MKITGVKVYKIKPRWIFIKISTDEGIDGWGELISGTKTETVVAGAKEMGEYLIGKNPFEIERLWQELYRSFFRGGPINMTVISGIEMALWDIKGKFYNIPVYEFLGGAARDRLMVYSWIGGDRPSEVVKEALDRKERGFQAVKMNATEELHYIDSFKKVQAVVDRVASIREAVGYDLNIGVDFHGRVHKPMAKVLAKELDPYKLMFLEEVVLPENEEAFAEVAKYTSTPLATGERLCTRWEFKNILKNGVIDIIQPDLALTGGILEGRKISAMAESFDIAVAPHAPYGPVALAATLQMDVCTPNVFIQEQSLGIHYNKDFDLLDFVKNKEIFQYKDGYVDIPKKPGLGIEIDEQFVEKIALEGLVWTNPKWKNYDGTIAEW
- the galE gene encoding UDP-glucose 4-epimerase GalE, with protein sequence MAILVCGGAGYIGSHMVAHLLENNEEVIVADNLQKGHKDSLLGGKLYVGDLRDTEFLDKVFSENNIEAVIDFAADSLVGESVENPLKYFNNNVGSTINLLQIMQKHGVKYIVFSSTAATYGEPENVPIQEDDKTFPTNPYGESKLAVEKILKWCDKAYGIKYTALRYFNAAGAHINGKIGEDHRPESHLIPLILQVALKKREKIMIFGDDYNTADGSCVRDYIHVSDLAAAHLLALKRLKNGGESRIYNLGNGKGFSVKEMIEVTRKVTGIDIKAEVAPRRAGDPATLIASSEKAIEELGWKPKYNSVETIIETAWNWHKNHINGYEK